TCTTGAGTGCTTGTAATACTGGCGATGGTAAATTGCAAAAAGGAGAGGGAGTAATGAGTTTAGCTCGAGGATTCTTTTATGCTGGTTGTCCAAGTGTTATTATGACTTTATGGACCGTAGAAGATAAAACAGGATCTAATTTAATGAGTAATTTTTATACTCTACTTGCTAGTGGTTTAAAGAAAGATGAAGCGTTGCGTGAGGCTAAATTGCAATACCTGCAAACTGCTGATGCTTTAAAATCTCACCCTTATTTCTGGTCTGGTTACGTAACAATGGGAGATGTAGATCCTCTTTACGATGATCGATTTAGAAATACAATAATGTATTTGGCCTTTGGTACCATTGGACTTTTACTTCCTTTTTTCTTTTTCCGCCGAAGAATTAAAAATAAAATAGCAGCTTAAATAAATAATTTACCTTCCTATTTATTAATATCCTCATTCTCTAATGAAAGAAAAGAGCATGGACTTGTTTGGTCCAAATTAGCTTTCTTCCAACCTAACAATTCATTCTACGTATTATTTATTACAAGGAGAAGTAATAATGAATTTGGTATAATTTATGTAGTTGTAGATTTTAATGAGAATATGTACCTTGCTTCAACTTAAAAAAGAACAGATTTAGTATGCTTAAGCAGAGTTTACAACAAAAATTATTACAAAAGTTATCACCTCAACAAATACAGGTGATTAAACTTCTTGAGCTCCCAACCCTACAGCTCGAAGAAAGAATAAAAAAAGAATTGGAAGAAAATCCTGTTTTGGATGAAGGAAATACGGAAGAAGATTATCGCGATGATAATCAGGCGGAAGAAAGTCCTGATTCAGACAAGGATAAAGAGGAATTCTCTCTCGAGGATTATATCGATGATGATGATACACCATCGTATAAATTGTCTGCTCAAAACTATTCTAAGGACGATAAGCACGAAGATATACCATTCTCTGGTGGGACAACTTTTCATGAACAATTAATTAGTCAATTGGGTTTAAGAATTCTTGCCCCAGAAAAGGCTGCTTTGGCCGAATATCTAATTGGTAATATTGATGAGGATGGCTATTTACGTCGCGATATTGACAATATTGTCGACGATTTGGCTTTTTCTACCGGCATTAATACCAGTTTCGAAGAGTTGGTTGAAATACTACATGTTATTCAGGACTTTGACCCTGCGGGTATTGGTGCACGCGACCTTCAAGAGTGTTTGCTGCTACAGATTAAACGTAAGGGATCTCACAATCCTGATGTGAAGAATGCACATATTATCCTAAAAAAATATTTCGATGAATTTACTCGTAAACATTACGATAAAATTCAGAAACGTTTGAATTTGGAGGACGAGGATTTTAAATGTGCGGTTGATGAAATTCTAAAACTAAACCCGAAACCAGGTGGTGCTTTTGTTAATCCAATGTCGAAGCCGTCACCAACCATTATCCCCGATTTTATTCTTGAAGAACAAGATGGAGAGTTGAATTTGAGCCTTAATTCACGTAATGTTCCGGATTTGCATATTAGTCGCTCTTATTCCGAAATGTTGCAGGATTATTCAAATAATAAAGAGAATCAATCTAAGGAGCAAAAGGATGCGGTGATGTTTGTGAAACAAAAACTGGATTCGGCTAAATGGTTTATTGATGCTATAAAGCAAAGACAAAATACATTGTTGGTTAGTATGAATGCGATAATTGAATTCCAGCGAGAGTATTTTATGGAAGGTGATGAGCGAAAGTTACGCCCAATGATTTTGAAAGATATTGCTGAAATCACAGGATTAGATATATCGACTATTTCGCGTGTGTCTAATTCCAAATATATTCAAACCCATTTTGGTATTTTTTCACTCAAATATTTCTTTTCAGAAGGTATGCAAACCGATTCCGGAGAAGAAGTTTCGACCAGAGAAATTAAAAATATCCTGCAAGAATGTGTTGATAATGAGGATAAGCGTAAACCACTTACCGATGATAAGTTGGCAGCTATTCTTAAAGAAAAATCCTACGTTATTGCACGAAGAACTGTGGCCAAGTATCGCGAGCAGCTGAATATTCCTGTTGCACGCTTACGTAAAGAATTATAAATACTGTTGAAGAATAAATAAGTTGGTGCAAAGAAAAATATCTTTGCACCTTTCTTATGGGTATCAGTTCATTTTGATACTCTTTTTTATATAAGAACTATAGAATTATGAATTTTGCCCGAATAATTTCCGGATTGGCTCATCCAATGTTAATGCCATTAATTTCTGTATTTGTCATTTTTCACTCAGGAACTTATCTCGATTATACACCACATGTATTGATTCGGGTAATTTATTTGATCGTAGCGATTTCAACAATATTATTACCCATTAGTATTTTGCCACTGTTAAAGAATCAGAATATGATTTCTGATATGGGTTTGGAAAAACGAAACGAGCGTTTAATTCCTTTATTAATTACAACGCTATTTTATGGATTGGGTTATTACATGTTGCTGAAATTTCCAATCACAAGAGTAGTTGCAAACCTTCAATTGGCAGCAATTATTTCTATTTTATTAATAAGCTTAATATCCTTAAAGTGGAAAATTAGTTTGCATATGGCTGGAATAGGTGGTTTTATAGGTATGCTTATCGGTTTTTCCTTTCTTTATTCGAGCTCTTTAAAATTTATTTTTATGATAGGAATTCTAGTCGCAGGCTTAATTGCTTACGCTAGGTTAAAATTAAACCTGCATACTCCATCTCAGGTGTACGCAGGTTTTATATTAGGTTTGATAACTGTTGCTTCTTGCTTATTACTGATGCAGTAACCACAAATCTGGTTGCTTATTTATTTTTCGTAGTCTTACTAATTCTTTAATTGCGGGTTCTTTTTTTGCGAACGACTGCAATACAACTCGAAATTTACCTTTTTGTTCAAGTACAATACTAGGGTAGCCTTTCTCGTATAATCTGCTTTTGAATTTTTCAGCTTGACTCTTATAATTATAGCTTGCTGCTACAATGTGATAATCCAAAGAATTTCTATTGGCAGCAATCTGTTCTGTTGTTAATTTAGGATCCGGCTTTTTTGGTGCTGGAGTTAATTCCGGAACTAATCTTTTTGCAGTTTGTTCAGCAACTTTACCTTTCTCAACAGGAGTTACTACCTTTTTATCTTTACATCCAGTAAAAAGAAGAAAAATAAGAAGTAAGAAGACGTTAAATTTTACCATTGCGAATTCGATTTGAAAATCATCGTTTAATATATAGCCAGTTTTCTTTGTTTTCTTCCGAAGCACGTGCCGACTTTAATTCTTGAAAAGCAAGTTTGCGATCAGAGAAAGCTTTATAAGAAACCCTATGAAAACCATTTGATGCATTGTGAACTTCGGCAACATATCCTTGTTTCGTTAATTTTTCCTGCAAACGCTCGGCATTTTTCAGTTCTTGAAAGCTAGCTAGAATTAAGAAATATTTGTTTGGAACCTTTTCTATTACCGGCTCAAGTTTCTTTTTAGGGGCTGGTTTGGGTTTTGGTGTTGCTTTCACAACTTCTTTTTTAGCTTTCACTTTAGTAGCTACTTCTTTTTTTTCTGGAGTTTTTGCCTCCTCTTTACATGAAGATACTCCAATCGAAAGAATTAGTGAAGCTATAAATACGATTCTAATATAGTTTTTCATATCGGTAAGATTAATATAATATTAACAAATTTACAATTTTATTAATGATTTCAATAATACTTTGTTTATTTGTTAGATCATAATGAAAAGATCTATATCACTATCATCTAACTGTATTTGTGAAAAAATCAGTAATACGTAATATACGTAGGTATTATTAAAATCGAAAGATAATTTTAGATCATAAACTTGTGAAATATATTAAAATACTATTCAATTAAAAAATAAATATATGAAGACTATTGCGTTGGTTGCTCACAACGAAAAAAAAAGTGAGATGTTGGCCTGGGTTAAGCGCCATATGGATGAACTGAAGAAGCATAGATTAATAGGTACAACAAATACATCAAAACTATTAAATTCTGTTTTAGATCTTGAAGTTGAGGGATTTGGTCATGGACCGAACGGAGGAGACATACTTTTGGCAGCTCAAATACTGGAAGGTAAAGTTGATGAAATAATTTTCTTAATTGACGTAGAGACACCTCATGGACATGAGCATGACATTCAAACTTTGATTCGAACAGCAGTATTAAATAATGTACCAATTGCATTGAATCTTGCAACGGCTGATTTTCTTGTTAAACTCAATAAATCGGAATTGTAATATCGTGTTAACGTTAAATTAACACAAAAATAATATTTGTGAAATATTAGGCTCTCCATGTGTTAGTATGTTTGCGAAGAATTTACGAACTTAATAACATGGATAATTTTTATTTGATTATTGTTGTTGTGCTATTCGCACTTGCTATCTCCGACCTAATTGTTGGGGTGAGTAACGATGCTGTAAATTTCCTGAATTCAGCATTCGGATCCAAGGTTGCACCACGCTGGGTAATTTTGATTATTGCCAGTTTGGGTATTCTTGTTGGAGCTACTTTTTCCAGTGGTATGATGGAAGTGGCTCGTAAAGGTATCTTTCACCCCGATCAGTTCTACTTTGCCGAGATCATGATTATTTTTGTAGCGGTGATGTTAACAGATATCCTTCTTTTGGATTTCTATAATACGATTGGTTTACCGACATCTACCACCGTTTCTATTGTATTCGAATTGCTTGGAGCAGCCGTTGCTGTTGCCATTGTAAAAATTATGAATTCAGATGAAACACTTCTTGAATTAGGGAATTATATCAATTCAGCCAAGGCTCTCGCCATTATAACAGGTATCCTCTTAAGTGTGGTCATAGCATTTACTGCAGGTGCCTTGGTACAGTATATAACGCGTTTAATTTTTACTTATAAATACGATAAGCGATTTAAGTATTTGGGAGCTATTTTTGGTGGTTTTGCTATTACAGCAATTACTTACTTTATCCTGATTAAAGGAGCTAAAGGCTCTTCTTTTATTACTAAAGAGACTTTAACCTGGATTAAGTCAAATACTTTCCTAATAATTGCGACTTGTTTTATTGGATGGACTGTTCTTCTGCAATTATTGGTATGGTTGGTTCGATTAAATATTCTTAAAGTTATTGTACTTATCGGAACATTCGCTTTGGCTATGGCCTTTGCTGGTAACGACTTGGTTAACTTTATTGGTGTTCCTTTAGCTGGTTTCAAATCTTTCCAGGCATTTGTAGCAAGTGGTTCTTCTGACCCTTATGGCTTAACTATGGATATGTTAGCAGGTAAAGTTCATACTGAGACTTACCTTCTGCTTATTGCAGGTATTGTAATGACCGTAACACTTTGGTTCTCTAAAAAAGCGAGAACAGTAACTGAAACAGAACTTAGCTTAAGTAACCAGAACGAAGGTGACGAGCGTTTCGGCTCTTCCTTCTTTGGACGTTTAATTGTACGTCGCTCACTATCAGCAAATAGTACTTTTAAGAATATACTTCCTGCAAGTGTTAAAACAGGAATTCAGAATCGTTTTAAGAAAGCTGAAGCTCCTGCAGGAATCGATAAAAAAGATATGCCGGCATTTGATATGATTCGTGCATCGGTTAACTTAACTGTTGCCAGTATTCTGATTGCGATTGGTACGTCTTTAAAATTACCATTATCAACAACCTACGTTACTTTTATGGTTGCTATGGGTACTTCTCTGGCCGATAGAGCTTGGGGACGTGATTCTGCTGTTTATCGAATCACAGGTGTACTTACTGTAATTGGAGGTTGGTTTTTCACAGCATTAAGTGCCTTTACCGTTGCCTTTATCTTCGCTAACCTGATTAGTTGGTTCGGTTCAATTGCAATTTTCGGTCTGTTGGCTCTTGCTATATTCTTTGTTGTTCGCTCTCATATCTTCCATAAGAAAAAAACGAATGCTACGGATCTCGAAGAGAATACTGATGAAGAAGATGCTTCTATCATTATTAAAGGAGAAATTTTTGAACAGTTAACACATGCGGTTGCTGTTGTAACAACAAAAATTCCTAAAGTATATGGGAAAATTGTTACCGGATTAGCTTACGAAGAACGCACGAATCTAAAAGAGTCTCTTAAAAAAGTGAGAAAGCTCGATAAGGAAGC
This window of the Labilibaculum sp. DW002 genome carries:
- the rpoN gene encoding RNA polymerase factor sigma-54, encoding MLKQSLQQKLLQKLSPQQIQVIKLLELPTLQLEERIKKELEENPVLDEGNTEEDYRDDNQAEESPDSDKDKEEFSLEDYIDDDDTPSYKLSAQNYSKDDKHEDIPFSGGTTFHEQLISQLGLRILAPEKAALAEYLIGNIDEDGYLRRDIDNIVDDLAFSTGINTSFEELVEILHVIQDFDPAGIGARDLQECLLLQIKRKGSHNPDVKNAHIILKKYFDEFTRKHYDKIQKRLNLEDEDFKCAVDEILKLNPKPGGAFVNPMSKPSPTIIPDFILEEQDGELNLSLNSRNVPDLHISRSYSEMLQDYSNNKENQSKEQKDAVMFVKQKLDSAKWFIDAIKQRQNTLLVSMNAIIEFQREYFMEGDERKLRPMILKDIAEITGLDISTISRVSNSKYIQTHFGIFSLKYFFSEGMQTDSGEEVSTREIKNILQECVDNEDKRKPLTDDKLAAILKEKSYVIARRTVAKYREQLNIPVARLRKEL
- a CDS encoding phosphatase PAP2 family protein; the protein is MNFARIISGLAHPMLMPLISVFVIFHSGTYLDYTPHVLIRVIYLIVAISTILLPISILPLLKNQNMISDMGLEKRNERLIPLLITTLFYGLGYYMLLKFPITRVVANLQLAAIISILLISLISLKWKISLHMAGIGGFIGMLIGFSFLYSSSLKFIFMIGILVAGLIAYARLKLNLHTPSQVYAGFILGLITVASCLLLMQ
- a CDS encoding SPOR domain-containing protein, which produces MVKFNVFLLLIFLLFTGCKDKKVVTPVEKGKVAEQTAKRLVPELTPAPKKPDPKLTTEQIAANRNSLDYHIVAASYNYKSQAEKFKSRLYEKGYPSIVLEQKGKFRVVLQSFAKKEPAIKELVRLRKINKQPDLWLLHQ
- a CDS encoding SPOR domain-containing protein, with protein sequence MKNYIRIVFIASLILSIGVSSCKEEAKTPEKKEVATKVKAKKEVVKATPKPKPAPKKKLEPVIEKVPNKYFLILASFQELKNAERLQEKLTKQGYVAEVHNASNGFHRVSYKAFSDRKLAFQELKSARASEENKENWLYIKR
- a CDS encoding methylglyoxal synthase — encoded protein: MKTIALVAHNEKKSEMLAWVKRHMDELKKHRLIGTTNTSKLLNSVLDLEVEGFGHGPNGGDILLAAQILEGKVDEIIFLIDVETPHGHEHDIQTLIRTAVLNNVPIALNLATADFLVKLNKSEL
- a CDS encoding inorganic phosphate transporter produces the protein MDNFYLIIVVVLFALAISDLIVGVSNDAVNFLNSAFGSKVAPRWVILIIASLGILVGATFSSGMMEVARKGIFHPDQFYFAEIMIIFVAVMLTDILLLDFYNTIGLPTSTTVSIVFELLGAAVAVAIVKIMNSDETLLELGNYINSAKALAIITGILLSVVIAFTAGALVQYITRLIFTYKYDKRFKYLGAIFGGFAITAITYFILIKGAKGSSFITKETLTWIKSNTFLIIATCFIGWTVLLQLLVWLVRLNILKVIVLIGTFALAMAFAGNDLVNFIGVPLAGFKSFQAFVASGSSDPYGLTMDMLAGKVHTETYLLLIAGIVMTVTLWFSKKARTVTETELSLSNQNEGDERFGSSFFGRLIVRRSLSANSTFKNILPASVKTGIQNRFKKAEAPAGIDKKDMPAFDMIRASVNLTVASILIAIGTSLKLPLSTTYVTFMVAMGTSLADRAWGRDSAVYRITGVLTVIGGWFFTALSAFTVAFIFANLISWFGSIAIFGLLALAIFFVVRSHIFHKKKTNATDLEENTDEEDASIIIKGEIFEQLTHAVAVVTTKIPKVYGKIVTGLAYEERTNLKESLKKVRKLDKEAKALKDQVPFVVQKLAEDSITTGPFYVQLLDYLREIAHSINFIAEPAFDYVDNNHKSLVPEQIEELNTIQAKLEDFFKTINRLLQDNNYDLDQIEKAFAKQKDLLTSLRKFRKEQIRRIKAERVGTRNSVLYLGIINETKNLVLYSGNLLKASRDFTTMNGEETDEDL